A part of Myxococcus landrumus genomic DNA contains:
- a CDS encoding cupin domain-containing protein, giving the protein MPTLIPTPMRVTAVGNKPKLIHEYVGKATTKTSDVSVAHMTSPGGWLEPGQTPEFKEITLVLSGVLRVEHKNGFLDVHGGQSVICEPGEWVRYSTPEPEGAEYVAICLPAFSPSTVHRDE; this is encoded by the coding sequence ATGCCGACCCTGATTCCCACGCCCATGCGCGTGACGGCCGTGGGCAACAAGCCCAAGCTCATCCACGAGTACGTCGGAAAGGCCACCACCAAGACCTCCGACGTCAGCGTCGCTCACATGACCAGCCCCGGCGGCTGGCTGGAGCCCGGCCAGACGCCCGAGTTCAAGGAAATCACCCTCGTCCTCTCCGGCGTCCTCCGCGTCGAACACAAGAACGGCTTCCTCGACGTCCACGGCGGCCAGTCCGTCATCTGCGAGCCCGGCGAATGGGTCCGCTACAGCACCCCCGAACCCGAGGGCGCTGAATACGTCGCCATCTGCCTCCCCGCCTTCTCCCCCAGCACCGTCCACCGCGACGAATAG
- a CDS encoding DUF1579 domain-containing protein: MSQDWNATNAPTAAFDSGAEHRLLNRWVGRWEGPTRTWFDPSGAPEESRTQACVEGLLGGRFVRWDYHSTAMGQPHAGQLIVGFDVMEKQFTVAWVDSFHMSANMMVSTGAPREDGRVSVLGSYAAGACDEHGVTQSQRWGWRTVIHQPDADTLVLESFNISPEGREDRAVETRLTRRREA; the protein is encoded by the coding sequence ATGAGCCAGGACTGGAACGCGACGAACGCGCCCACGGCGGCGTTTGATTCTGGGGCCGAGCATCGTCTGCTGAACCGGTGGGTAGGGCGCTGGGAGGGGCCCACGCGGACGTGGTTCGACCCGTCCGGTGCTCCCGAGGAGTCGCGGACCCAAGCGTGTGTCGAGGGGCTGCTCGGCGGGCGCTTCGTGCGCTGGGACTATCACTCCACGGCCATGGGCCAGCCGCATGCGGGGCAGCTCATCGTGGGCTTCGATGTCATGGAGAAGCAGTTCACCGTGGCGTGGGTGGACAGCTTCCACATGAGCGCGAACATGATGGTCTCCACGGGGGCGCCTCGGGAGGACGGGCGCGTGTCCGTGCTGGGCAGCTACGCGGCGGGCGCCTGTGATGAGCACGGCGTCACGCAGTCGCAACGGTGGGGGTGGCGCACGGTGATTCATCAGCCAGACGCGGACACGCTGGTGCTCGAGTCCTTCAACATCTCGCCGGAGGGTCGTGAGGACCGAGCGGTGGAGACTCGCCTGACGCGGCGCCGAGAGGCGTAG
- a CDS encoding ATPase, T2SS/T4P/T4SS family: protein MSTRATTPAELISGLLEQFATEGIPVPAPPSPASALEAASALFTLAARSQTHVFSVWSDVEGEETVAGASFFILRPEAPGHEGLLGQDRQAVRQPLTPELYASMSQALATFTRRGHDAARPARGTVVATGEVHFVVTFQEGSASSTIAAYARDEKLRAAQPPFSTLLNLGAQEAAFLTERFLRLDTLFQGRPVVFSGERGSGRSTSLHAALEALPDFTNTLAALEHPRAVDARFGTVRVGDGTTLTQALRAFLRQDPDVVVADEPRTAEDLQILLHSNFTGHATVFTLEATSPEAALAKLREALPEAPVAPLILHHTRDESTGQTERSLHTVTQEGHVQAWSP, encoded by the coding sequence GTGAGCACCCGCGCCACCACCCCCGCCGAGCTGATTTCCGGTCTGCTCGAACAGTTCGCCACCGAGGGAATCCCGGTGCCCGCGCCGCCCTCGCCGGCCTCCGCCCTCGAGGCCGCGAGCGCCCTCTTCACCCTCGCCGCGCGGAGCCAGACGCACGTGTTCTCCGTGTGGTCGGACGTCGAGGGGGAGGAGACCGTCGCGGGCGCCTCGTTCTTCATCCTCCGCCCGGAGGCTCCCGGACACGAGGGCCTGCTAGGACAGGACCGGCAGGCCGTCCGCCAGCCGCTCACTCCGGAGCTGTACGCGTCGATGAGCCAGGCGCTCGCCACCTTCACGCGACGAGGCCATGACGCCGCCCGCCCGGCGCGAGGCACCGTGGTGGCAACAGGCGAGGTCCACTTCGTGGTGACCTTCCAGGAAGGCTCCGCCAGTTCCACCATCGCCGCCTACGCGCGCGACGAGAAGCTCCGCGCGGCGCAGCCTCCGTTCTCCACCTTGCTGAACCTGGGCGCACAAGAGGCCGCGTTCCTCACCGAGCGCTTCCTGCGTCTCGACACCCTGTTCCAGGGTCGACCGGTGGTGTTCTCCGGTGAGCGAGGCTCGGGGCGGAGCACCTCGCTCCACGCGGCGCTGGAGGCGCTCCCGGACTTCACGAACACGCTGGCCGCGCTCGAACATCCGCGCGCGGTGGACGCGAGGTTCGGCACGGTGCGGGTGGGCGACGGCACGACGCTCACCCAGGCGCTGCGCGCGTTCCTCCGACAGGACCCGGACGTGGTGGTGGCGGACGAGCCTCGCACCGCCGAGGACCTCCAGATTCTCCTCCACTCCAACTTCACCGGCCACGCGACCGTGTTCACCCTCGAAGCCACGAGCCCCGAGGCCGCGCTCGCGAAGCTGCGCGAGGCCCTGCCCGAAGCCCCCGTGGCGCCCCTCATCCTCCACCACACGCGAGATGAGTCCACCGGGCAGACCGAACGCTCGCTCCACACCGTCACGCAGGAGGGCCACGTGCAGGCGTGGAGTCCTTGA
- a CDS encoding TonB family protein: MPDARPKDGSAEPRLFNSILHASAREARDLTRTCGVVPLIVTLHALLLIGLNAYWQGASRSTVHTDPTDSALVLRLLSSAPPPPPAPAATTTSVPHRTTAQRARPFPHPRPTQTPLATSFPIEDPPGATALEDPSSHSSENPGGVTGGVTGGVTGGVIGGLLSNVLAASSAGLLPVVKPAPSLDEPTADELDYLRMMLRDRFENLPYPEEAEAAGIEGLVGLAITVGTRGQLLGLSLVGTCPHSLLCDAAMKAVREAAPFPPPPPALGSRVSVVLPFRYRIIR; this comes from the coding sequence ATGCCTGACGCACGTCCGAAGGACGGCTCCGCCGAGCCGAGGCTTTTCAACTCCATCCTCCACGCGAGTGCCCGTGAAGCCAGGGACCTGACGCGCACCTGCGGCGTCGTCCCGCTCATCGTCACCCTTCATGCCCTCCTGCTCATCGGCCTGAACGCCTACTGGCAAGGAGCGTCGCGCTCCACCGTTCACACCGACCCCACGGACTCCGCCCTCGTCCTCCGCTTGCTCTCCTCCGCGCCCCCACCACCCCCCGCGCCCGCCGCCACCACCACCTCCGTGCCTCATCGCACCACGGCCCAGCGCGCGCGGCCCTTCCCGCATCCCCGCCCCACCCAGACACCACTCGCGACCTCCTTCCCGATAGAGGACCCTCCAGGCGCCACCGCGCTCGAAGACCCCTCGTCCCACTCCTCCGAGAATCCAGGCGGCGTGACGGGCGGCGTGACAGGCGGTGTCACGGGCGGAGTCATCGGTGGACTGCTGAGCAACGTGCTCGCCGCCAGCAGCGCGGGCCTCCTCCCCGTCGTCAAGCCCGCCCCATCACTTGATGAACCCACCGCCGACGAGCTGGATTACCTCCGGATGATGTTGCGAGACCGCTTCGAGAACCTGCCCTATCCCGAAGAGGCCGAAGCCGCCGGCATCGAAGGACTCGTCGGCCTGGCCATCACCGTGGGCACCCGAGGCCAGTTGCTCGGGCTTTCCCTGGTGGGGACCTGTCCCCACTCGCTCCTCTGCGACGCCGCGATGAAGGCCGTGCGCGAGGCGGCCCCCTTCCCGCCTCCCCCTCCCGCGCTCGGCTCCCGCGTCTCCGTGGTCCTGCCCTTCCGCTATCGCATCATCCGCTAG
- a CDS encoding DUF4153 domain-containing protein, whose translation MNPVPTVSPGEPRAPSSPSPHFAFPARPVAFIQAPRRMLGATVAVGLLAQVLLDRASWGVSFPLVILATLGALVALGGREAWERARPNAWLLGPVLVIAGFVAVRDSPWLRTLNVLTASWLMLLLMHFWGGGRVQRLGMGGYPLVVLSSVGRGLAYPRVLAGEAMDLVSPRKRMPLLMPVLRGLLFALPVLMVFGLLLGGADVAFAAALERMFDVDIGDFVAESLRSVLGWLLCAVAAAGLLGHALRRRSLSEAGDAEEAPSERWLGFTEALVLILAVNALFLAFASFQVKYLFIQGATSPAAGYTYSEYARRGFFELLAVTVMTLGLVMGLARWARRESPTARWLFLMGTSVMVLLTLVIVASAMKRLVMYEDVFGYTRLRIFSHVFMVLLGVVLVWRGVTLWWRPERFAMGAHVAALVAVMGVNVINPDALIVRYSQVESSQVPKGWVDTALLRTLSADAVPELMRLYAGTPHLESALPVEACPEMTWPEWNLSRARACAAFGGLLPVHVPSAPSPERH comes from the coding sequence ATGAACCCAGTACCCACTGTCTCGCCCGGGGAGCCGCGAGCCCCGTCTTCGCCCAGCCCCCATTTCGCGTTCCCGGCCCGGCCCGTGGCTTTCATCCAGGCCCCGCGGCGGATGCTGGGGGCCACGGTGGCGGTGGGCCTGCTCGCGCAGGTGTTGTTGGACCGCGCGAGCTGGGGCGTGTCGTTTCCCCTGGTCATCCTGGCCACGCTGGGCGCGCTGGTGGCGCTGGGCGGGCGCGAGGCCTGGGAGCGGGCTCGGCCCAATGCGTGGCTCCTGGGGCCCGTGCTGGTCATCGCCGGCTTCGTGGCGGTGCGCGACAGCCCGTGGCTCCGGACGCTGAACGTGCTGACGGCCTCGTGGTTGATGTTGTTGCTGATGCACTTCTGGGGCGGCGGCCGGGTGCAGCGGTTGGGGATGGGCGGCTATCCCCTCGTGGTGTTGTCCTCCGTGGGGAGGGGCCTGGCCTATCCGCGCGTGCTGGCGGGAGAGGCCATGGACCTGGTCTCGCCGAGGAAGCGGATGCCCTTGCTGATGCCCGTGCTGCGGGGCCTGCTCTTCGCGCTGCCGGTGTTGATGGTGTTCGGCCTGCTGCTCGGGGGCGCGGACGTGGCCTTCGCCGCCGCGCTGGAGCGGATGTTCGACGTGGACATCGGGGACTTCGTGGCGGAGTCGCTGAGGAGCGTGCTGGGGTGGCTGCTCTGCGCGGTCGCCGCGGCGGGCCTGCTGGGACACGCGCTGCGGCGGCGCTCGTTGTCCGAGGCGGGGGACGCGGAGGAGGCGCCCTCCGAGCGGTGGCTGGGCTTCACCGAGGCCCTGGTGCTCATCCTCGCCGTCAACGCGCTGTTCCTCGCCTTCGCGAGCTTCCAGGTGAAGTACCTGTTCATCCAGGGGGCGACGTCACCCGCGGCCGGGTACACGTATTCGGAGTACGCGCGGCGGGGCTTCTTCGAGCTGCTCGCCGTCACCGTGATGACGTTGGGCCTGGTGATGGGCCTGGCGCGCTGGGCCCGGCGCGAGTCACCCACGGCGCGCTGGCTCTTCCTGATGGGGACCTCCGTCATGGTGTTGCTGACGTTGGTCATCGTGGCCTCGGCGATGAAGCGGCTGGTGATGTACGAGGATGTCTTTGGTTACACGCGGCTGCGCATCTTCTCGCATGTCTTCATGGTGTTGTTGGGGGTGGTGCTGGTGTGGCGGGGCGTGACGCTGTGGTGGAGGCCGGAGCGCTTCGCCATGGGCGCGCACGTCGCGGCGCTGGTGGCGGTGATGGGCGTGAATGTCATCAACCCCGACGCGCTCATCGTGCGCTACAGCCAGGTGGAGTCCAGCCAGGTGCCGAAGGGTTGGGTGGACACGGCGTTGCTGCGCACGTTGTCCGCGGATGCCGTGCCGGAGTTGATGCGGTTGTACGCGGGGACACCCCACCTGGAGAGCGCGCTCCCGGTGGAGGCCTGTCCGGAGATGACGTGGCCTGAGTGGAACCTGTCCCGTGCTCGGGCCTGTGCGGCCTTCGGAGGGTTGTTGCCGGTGCACGTGCCCTCGGCGCCCTCCCCGGAGCGGCACTAG
- a CDS encoding arsenate-mycothiol transferase ArsC, whose protein sequence is MNKVIFACVRNAGRSQMAAAFFNVLADPQKACAISAGTEPGERVHPEVLAAMREMGLELNDVKPQRLTEDMARDAQWLITLGCGDACPSVSGLKREDWPLDDPQGKPEALVHRIRDEVAARVAGLLEREGWMRAG, encoded by the coding sequence ATGAACAAGGTCATCTTCGCCTGCGTGCGCAACGCGGGCCGCTCGCAAATGGCGGCGGCGTTCTTCAACGTGCTGGCGGACCCTCAGAAGGCCTGTGCCATCTCCGCGGGGACCGAGCCCGGAGAGCGTGTGCACCCGGAAGTGCTGGCGGCGATGCGTGAGATGGGGTTGGAGTTGAACGACGTCAAACCCCAGCGGCTCACCGAAGACATGGCGCGCGACGCGCAATGGCTCATCACCTTGGGCTGCGGGGACGCGTGCCCGAGCGTGTCGGGCCTCAAGCGTGAGGATTGGCCCCTGGATGACCCGCAGGGGAAACCGGAGGCGCTGGTGCACCGCATTCGCGACGAGGTGGCCGCGCGCGTCGCGGGGCTGCTGGAGCGCGAAGGGTGGATGCGCGCCGGGTAG
- a CDS encoding PAS domain-containing protein encodes MNPCSTLPGPLSDLLTARREDIARRWEARAGTVRGNGLLGRQERASGSLEWVDAVVDLLRLLSAVPQWDEAPGTSLRGARVHPVGSDIAAVVREYGLLRDVLFEVLEESGWVLDVAQVRALNRAVDVCIADAVARHAQMRERTLRATEAQMQDILDHAPAAIYVKDELGRYVFVNRAHEDVTGMTREEVIGRTDLDLYPREMAEVFVINDRRVLLSGQPLESDERVWWKGEWHIYQSLKFPLLGDGGHARAVCGISSDVTQARGVQRERDEARERLRRIITALPVVLWTTDAESRVTLVEGRGVRAMGKQPTDFLGRDLREMYPNHPHILETTRRALAGESFSTELELEGAWFMVYVSPQVDATGRVVSVSGVSLDITERRRAEEVLRQSEMRYRLATLATRDVIYDWELATGHIEWSELATRQFRMPVDAPAMDIDWWTRSIHPEDRERVGLEMERIISSGERQWHDEYRFRRGDGTWAVIEDRGHVVCDPTGKALRMVGAMHDVTERRAAEEEARRRAEFEQLLIGIVGHDLRNPLSAITMASTTLLRREYLDERQRKVIDRILSSAERATRMLRDVLDFTQARLGGGIPMQPQPLDLHELTRQVLDEVRLAHPERSLEFEFSGDGAGLWDPDRLAQVLTNLVNNALSYSPNECPVLVRTHGTHDAVTLSVHNMGVPIPAELLPRLFEPMKRAERRDPKDGRGLGLGLFIVKHIVDAHGGRLRVRSDEQEGTLFVVRLPRRLKVQALGIPGARGPDSWP; translated from the coding sequence ATGAATCCCTGCTCCACGCTCCCGGGCCCCCTGTCGGACCTGCTCACCGCGCGCCGGGAGGACATCGCCCGGCGCTGGGAGGCGAGGGCGGGGACGGTGCGCGGCAATGGCCTGCTGGGGCGGCAGGAGCGGGCGAGCGGCTCGCTGGAGTGGGTGGACGCGGTGGTGGACCTCTTGCGCCTGCTGAGCGCGGTGCCCCAGTGGGACGAAGCCCCAGGAACGAGCCTGCGCGGCGCGCGAGTCCACCCGGTGGGCTCGGATATCGCGGCGGTGGTGCGCGAGTACGGGCTCTTGCGCGACGTGCTCTTCGAGGTGCTCGAGGAGTCGGGCTGGGTGCTGGACGTCGCGCAGGTGCGCGCGCTCAACCGGGCCGTCGACGTGTGCATCGCCGACGCGGTGGCGCGGCATGCGCAGATGCGGGAGCGGACGCTGCGCGCGACCGAGGCGCAGATGCAGGACATCCTGGACCACGCTCCCGCGGCCATCTACGTGAAGGACGAGCTGGGCCGATATGTCTTCGTCAACCGCGCCCACGAGGACGTCACCGGGATGACCCGGGAGGAGGTGATTGGTCGCACGGACCTGGACCTGTATCCCCGGGAGATGGCGGAGGTGTTCGTCATCAATGACCGGCGGGTCCTCCTGTCGGGGCAGCCGTTGGAGTCCGACGAGCGCGTGTGGTGGAAGGGCGAGTGGCACATCTACCAGTCGCTCAAGTTCCCCCTGTTGGGCGATGGGGGGCACGCGCGGGCCGTGTGCGGCATCTCGTCGGACGTGACGCAGGCGAGAGGCGTGCAGCGCGAGCGGGACGAGGCCCGTGAGCGCCTGCGCCGAATCATCACCGCGCTGCCCGTGGTGTTGTGGACGACGGACGCGGAGAGCCGCGTCACCCTGGTCGAGGGCCGTGGGGTCCGCGCCATGGGCAAGCAGCCCACCGACTTCCTCGGGCGCGACCTCCGCGAGATGTACCCGAACCATCCGCACATCCTCGAGACCACGCGCCGCGCGCTGGCCGGAGAGTCGTTCTCCACGGAGCTGGAGCTGGAGGGCGCCTGGTTCATGGTCTACGTCTCCCCGCAGGTGGACGCGACGGGGCGGGTGGTCAGCGTGTCGGGGGTGTCGCTGGACATCACCGAGCGCCGCCGCGCCGAGGAGGTGTTGCGCCAGTCGGAGATGCGCTACCGGCTGGCCACGCTGGCCACGCGCGATGTCATCTACGACTGGGAGCTGGCCACCGGCCACATCGAGTGGAGCGAGCTGGCGACCCGACAGTTCCGGATGCCCGTGGATGCGCCGGCGATGGACATCGACTGGTGGACACGCTCCATCCACCCCGAGGACCGCGAGCGGGTCGGCCTCGAGATGGAGCGCATCATCAGCTCGGGGGAGCGCCAATGGCATGACGAGTACCGCTTCCGGCGCGGAGACGGCACCTGGGCCGTCATCGAGGACCGGGGCCACGTGGTGTGCGACCCCACGGGCAAGGCCCTGCGCATGGTGGGCGCCATGCACGACGTCACCGAGCGCAGGGCCGCGGAAGAGGAGGCCCGCCGGCGCGCGGAGTTCGAGCAGTTGCTGATTGGCATCGTGGGCCATGACCTGCGCAACCCCCTGTCCGCCATCACCATGGCCTCCACCACGCTGCTGCGGCGCGAGTACCTGGATGAGCGGCAGCGCAAGGTCATCGACCGCATCCTCTCCAGCGCGGAGCGGGCCACGCGGATGCTGCGCGACGTGCTGGACTTCACCCAGGCCCGGCTGGGCGGCGGCATCCCCATGCAGCCCCAGCCCCTGGACCTGCACGAGCTGACGCGGCAGGTGTTGGACGAGGTGCGGCTGGCCCACCCCGAGCGGAGCCTGGAGTTCGAGTTCAGCGGCGATGGCGCGGGGCTGTGGGACCCGGACCGGCTGGCGCAGGTCCTCACCAACCTGGTGAACAACGCCCTGAGCTACAGCCCCAATGAGTGCCCGGTGCTGGTGCGCACGCATGGCACCCACGACGCGGTGACGCTCAGCGTGCACAACATGGGCGTCCCCATTCCCGCGGAGCTGCTGCCCCGCCTGTTCGAGCCCATGAAGCGCGCCGAGCGCAGGGACCCCAAGGACGGGCGCGGCCTGGGGCTGGGGCTCTTCATCGTGAAGCACATCGTGGACGCGCACGGGGGACGGCTGCGCGTTCGCTCCGACGAGCAGGAGGGCACCCTCTTCGTGGTGCGCTTGCCTCGGAGACTCAAGGTCCAGGCGCTCGGCATACCGGGGGCTCGAGGGCCTGACTCCTGGCCGTAG
- a CDS encoding thermonuclease family protein, producing MRSLIPLLAWMGLLSACGEDAVSPCGPRQARVAEVIDGDTLVLEGGGRVRYVLVDAPESTAGKHECFGPEALAFNRSLVEGREVTLVDAEACEDRFGRRLAYVSVEGHDVSALLIERGFACVLHVPPAGTSRRAELQALQSQARRARRGLWGACSPVPCS from the coding sequence CGCTTGCGGCGAAGACGCAGTCTCTCCCTGTGGCCCCCGCCAGGCGCGGGTCGCGGAGGTCATCGATGGAGACACCCTCGTCCTCGAAGGCGGTGGGCGCGTTCGCTACGTGCTGGTGGATGCACCGGAGAGCACGGCCGGAAAGCACGAGTGTTTCGGACCGGAGGCGCTGGCCTTCAACCGGAGCCTCGTCGAGGGGCGCGAGGTGACGCTCGTCGACGCGGAGGCGTGCGAGGACCGCTTCGGCCGGCGGCTCGCCTATGTCTCCGTGGAGGGCCACGATGTGAGCGCGCTCCTGATAGAGCGCGGCTTCGCGTGTGTGTTGCACGTGCCCCCGGCGGGGACCTCCAGGCGGGCGGAGCTGCAAGCGCTGCAGTCGCAGGCTCGCCGCGCGCGGCGGGGGCTTTGGGGCGCATGCTCACCGGTGCCGTGTTCATGA